From Halapricum desulfuricans, a single genomic window includes:
- a CDS encoding Lrp/AsnC family transcriptional regulator — MKDGELDSVDRSILYYLQRDARHTSSSDIAAELDLSPSTVRTRLNKLEESGIIRGYNIDIDYDEAGYPLYTKIICTAPVTERDELAKAARDVNGVTAVREIMTGKRNVYVNAIGKSHDDLNRVAEELDALGLEIVDEQIIRDEYVCSYHGFLDDDLDGESG, encoded by the coding sequence ATGAAAGACGGTGAGTTGGACTCTGTGGACCGATCTATCCTCTATTATCTCCAGCGGGACGCGCGCCATACCTCTTCCAGCGATATCGCGGCCGAACTCGATCTGTCCCCGAGCACGGTGCGGACGCGACTCAACAAGCTCGAAGAGAGCGGGATCATTCGTGGATACAACATCGACATCGATTACGACGAGGCCGGATATCCGCTGTACACGAAGATCATCTGTACGGCACCGGTGACCGAGCGAGACGAACTCGCCAAGGCGGCCCGCGACGTCAACGGCGTCACGGCCGTTCGGGAGATTATGACCGGAAAGCGCAACGTGTACGTCAACGCGATCGGGAAATCGCACGACGATCTCAACCGGGTCGCCGAGGAGCTCGACGCGCTCGGGCTGGAGATCGTCGACGAGCAGATCATCCGCGACGAGTACGTCTGCTCGTACCACGGCTTTCTCGACGACGATCTCGACGGCGAGAGCGGATAG